Within Mobula birostris isolate sMobBir1 chromosome 12, sMobBir1.hap1, whole genome shotgun sequence, the genomic segment TATAAGTAGATACTTTCTTTTGTCAAGGAGTTTACTGACTCttcaaagattttaaaaaaagatccaAAGCTTCATTTTATTATGAAagaatgtatgcagaatacatctctgagattcgtcttaTCCAAATAGccgtgaaatacagaaaaaccatggaagcCTTTGGAATTTGGTTAATTCCTCTTAAGTTTTTCTTACTATTCTAAATGAATATACTCCCTTATCCTAAGCTGACTTGAAGGGAATTAGTAAATGAGAATACACCTGTGTGATTTTTAAACACATTTTTTTTACAAATAAACGATGTAGAAACTGAAGTTAAGTTAGCCATTGTTTTAAAAGAATGATTTTTTCATTCTTTTACCCTTATTTCTCAGATATTATGAGATCTAAAGTATTTGACACTCAATTTCAACCAACTCATAATCAACACAGTGAATTCTGGATAATTTAATTatgacagccacttatttggaacaactctttttataaaaaacaaaaactaatcatgaAAATTGCCAATACTCCAttggtttatttgggacactatgctactTGATTGGGATAGAAAATTGTTGCCAAACagattctaactagtgtcagaagTGTGCACTTGTGTGATTGTTAGATGCTACACTGTGCATAGAGTGAATAGTTTttaaacagtgatttttgtcactgttggtgagaaataaacagtaagacaatacTGAACTGTTTTGCTGTCTGCAGTTTCaaggattcaggcttggagaagCCAGAATTGGCTGAGACtgaaaattaaatgatttcactacAGCAACAAGTTAGgagctatgaagaatttgaaggtatcgacaatcatcttgagtgTTTCAATGAAaacaaagatttggaggatgcattcATCAGTAgcactgtatgaaggcagtccaacATCTGCacctaggtgtctgcactgacttTGTTCATTGTGTATACTGAATGAAATCCTCAGTTgacaactattaggaactaacgcaccgttttatagtactgtagtagtagtggtagtgttctaatttgttctgtatttcactttaATATATGGTTTTTACTTAGTTTGTCTCTTTTTTAATACTTTTTTAACCACTTTCATGAAACTTCTGCTAATTGGTACCAATTCTGCTTAATTGGGTTTAAATGTACTGATCCCGATGTATCCCAATAATTGGAATCCACTATAtatctttcattttttttatatactgtTCACTTCAAAGATTGTTTGGTACAGTCTGGTAGGGTAATTTTTACCTAAATATAAATGCAATAAAAACTGGGTGTGGTGTAGTTGAATGAGGGTGTGATTCAAAGCAACATTCTCTTCAGGTCACACATTCAATAACTGTCGATGTATAACAACTTCTGCTTTTTCTGTAACTATTCATTATGCAGTCTTGACTAAGGCATTTGTTTGATCTTTTATTAGAAGAACTACAACAGCTGCTCCAACCAGAATATGAAAACCTTGTTGTTTCAGCAGTTTGTGCTTACAGAAATGGAACAACCGATCCCTGTAAGACCGATGGCCTTCACAATGAAAGTGTTGTTGACGTTCAGGGATCTAGCAGCCAGTCACGCCTTCAAGTTATTAATAAGTTTGGCCGCCAGTTCACTATTCACAATGGCGGGAGTGTGAATGACTACAATATGTTCTACGTTGGACAGGAGAACCCAACATTGACAAATTTTATGATGACGTGGAATCAGTGTTCGTTTTGCTCGTTTGATCCTGTGAAAGGAGTTGGGAGACAGGAAAGTGTGAATATTAACAAGGCTTTAATGAAGCGATACTACATGATCGAAAGAGCCAAGGATGCTCAAGTTGTGGGAATTTTAGTTGGGACTCTTGGTGTTGCTGACTATCTTTCCACTATTGATCATCTTAAAAGGATTGTCAAACAATCGGGCAAAAAAAGTTACACCTTTGTAATGGGTAAATTGAATGTTGCAAAGTTGGCTAATTTCTTGGAGGTGGACGTATATGTGTTGGTGGCTTGTCCAGAAAACTCTCTGTTGGATTCCAGTGAGTTTTATAGACCAGTCATAACCCCATATGAGATGGAGGTTGCTTGCAATCAAGCAAGACAATGGACTGGAGAATACATTACTGACTTCAGGGACCTGCTTCCAGGTTTGTCTACTGTCACATTCTCATGCTTGTACCTGTGATTGTAGAAAAGTGTGTGTATTTTCTCATAACGTTATAAAATTGGGATGTTGGTATCACTGGTTAGCCAATATTTATGGCTCAAGACTTAATCCCCTTTTGGAAGATGATGGTATACGCCACGTTCATGAACCATTGCAGTTCTGCTGGTGAAGGTACTCCATTGTGGGGTTGAGTAGGGAGTTCCAGGAGACAGAACTAGTGACAGTGGAGAAATAGATTTCCAAGTCAGACTAGTGTGCTTCTAAACAGGGGACCTGACAACTGTGTCCTTATGTGTCTGCTGCCCCTGCCAGTTTTGTAGCAGGTGTTGcgggtttgagaggtgcacgtgaGTGAATGGATTCACAACATTCAGCCATTTATGTTAAAATAAAAGTGTACCTTTTCCACAGTAGCACCCTTGCATGGCCCTGCAGTAAGTTTAGATTATTGGTTTTGGTTTTCACTTTTCATATGGTATAGGTGAGAAAATTACTGATGTGTGCATTTCTGATGACCTGAAAACTAGTCAGTTAACAGGGCGGCACAGTGCCAGCGAAGCGCATACCGTAACTTACAGTGCCAGCGATAGCCGATTGgtttcaatttccaccactgccagtaaggggtttgtatgttctccccatgaccctgtgggtttcctccaggtgctctgattccctcccacattccaaagatgtacggttagggttcgTGAATTGTGGACATGTTATGGTGACGCCTGCGggctccccagcacaatccttgatttgatgcaaatgacacacgtcattctatgttttgatgtttccatATACAAGTGACAAATAAGCTAATCAATGATACAGTAGTAGACTCGTGAAATTTGTCAGATTTCCGTCAAATAGATTTCTGTAGACTAAGGAGGGAGTAGACACTATTTTACATTCTGACTGGAAATATATTGCACATTCCTTCACTATCACTAGGTCTGAATCCTAGAACTCCCCACCCAGTACCACAGCGAAGTTCTTCACCAGAAGATCTGCAATGGTTCAAGAAGGTCTCACGTCACCAACCACCAGGGTATTTAGCCTTTGGCAATAAATATTGGTCTCACCAGTGATAAATATTCTAGTTGCTTATAATTTGAGTCATTTGCAGAATAAACTATAGTCTATTTTGTAACATATCTTAAGCATGTAACATTATCAGTGAATTGTGTACAATAAGTTATCCCTCATGATTTGCCTAATTGTAAATAACTACAAAATGGAACCAGGACTTTTGGCTCACTGGTTCCATACCCATCAATACCCATTTTACACAGATCCCAGTTCATTCCCTCTAAATTTCAAAACAATTCTTCCACTCGCCTATGCAGCGGGGGCAACGTAGAGTagttaattaacctaccaacttgtaTGCCTCTgagatgtgggtggaaaccagagtatctgggGGATGCAGTCTCAGAGAACATACAAATCCTGTACAGACAGCAACACAAAATAAACCACTGGAAGACCTCAGCGAGCGTCACATTTGAATGTGGGTTGCTGCAGCTGAGAGGCAGCCGCTCTGCCAGCTGCACGACTGGGTGTCTGTTTTTGATTATCAAGTTCATGATCACAGCTAGTCACAGTTAAATTGAGTTGTCTCAAACTATTAGACACTGGGGATGTAAAAACAGTTTCCTGCACCGCTCAGCTCCTTGGCTATGTTACTAACTCTCCTTGCTTTTTCTTTATTTCTCCTCAATATTCCAAACTGAAGCAACATTAAAAACAATACTTTATGTATTTGCTGGGTTTTTAATGGACTGACGACTGTTTTCATTAAGTGTCACTGACTTCCTGCTTCACAGGTGGCTGCCGTCATGTTCAATTTCCAGACGAGAACTTCAAAGGTCAGGAGACCAATGTCTCACTAATAACTGGAAACCTTCAAGCAATCCATCTGCTAAGGTCAGAGGGGCAAATCAACACATCCAGCACATCTCTGATCCCTAGGAATGAGGCTCTTGCAGTTACTCAGTCACACTCAGCAGGTAATAAAATTTAATACCAATCAGGAAGGGTGATGCTTTTGTTATTTTTCTCATTTCTTCCCGCAAGGATTTATCCATATTTTACATGGTAAAGACGCAGGCAAGCCACTTGTTCTCAGTGCTCTAAGGGAAGATTGGGTGTGATGGGGCTTGTGGATTTTCTTTTAATTGAAGTATTTAACATATATGCAACACATGAAAATGAGTATGAATTATTTATGAAGAATTCGTGAAGACAGGCCATTTGGGTGAATTAGAGGAAACTACTACTTTTTTTAAGGTCACATACAGCACTTGGTGAGGGAATGGGAGGATAGGTTAGAATAGTTAGGCAGACAACCAAAATGCAGTTATAATAAATGACTTTTAGTGATGCCACAAATGAGAAAGAAAAGATAAAGATTgtatttaatttcattttgtGCAATCTTGTAAAGATCTTCTCGCTTGTTAAATTTAACAGAGAAATTTGCATAACCAGAATTTCAGAGAGTGGTATTTGCCAGGAATGGTTAAGTCTAGGGGTAATAAGCATAGAGGATAGTTTCAACAACACATGAATGGGTATGTCAGTGATACTGACATGACAGGAGTCAGTATTACTGAGGGCATGTTAAGGTGGTATCAATGTGGTGAAAATTGAATTAAGTTCAATATTTGTTAGGAAGAGAAAAGGATTTGGTAGCTAGGGATCAAAGTTTGCGATGAGCACTGAACACCATAATTTCTAAAGTTTAATTGGAAGAAATTTCTGCTCATCCAGTCCAGGATATGGACAAGTCCTGTGacttggagagagtgaagagattGAGAGAAGTGTTGAAGAGGTGGAAAATGTTTTTTCATTACCAATGGACTCTCTGAAGAAACAATTTGAGTTCTTTCATTAGCCTACTACTTAAGACtagatttgtttttctttccttttcctgTATTCCTGCTTTTTGCGAGACTAATATAAAAATTATTTTACAGCCTCATTCTTAGCAACTCGGAGTTGGAAGGGATTGGAGCAAAACCTTGGAGAGACACCTGTGTCCAAAGCAGTAGAAGGACGGAAGGGGATTGCGATCGCCTATGAGGAAGAGGGCACTAGATGAAGTAACTGCAGCCCTGGATGTTGACACGTATGAAAATGACCTGAAATCTAATTCAAGGAATAGAGAGACTAACAAGGATGGCCCCATTTGAAAGCAAATTGGTCTGTACaacatctctttgaaagtctttaaCTTTCGAGATAATGGTGTCTCCCCATACAAAATGATGGGTGATAATTCTTGAACGTTGGTGAGCAATAACATTTTGAGCCAAATTGTGAGCTCGAGAAGTTATTTTATGAGTTGTATAGTTATCTTGTCGGATATATTATGAGTCACCTAATCCAAAGATTCAGTGATGATGAAGCCAAATTGAGAATTCACTTAATGTGGTGAATTGGTTGGGCTTGACTagattgttttattttatatattatagATAACATGGAAAAATATTTGCTATTCAATGATTCAAGAttatgatgaaggatcttggcctgaaacgttgactctgttcctctccataaatactgcctgacttgctgagttcctccagcattactccggatttccagtatctgcaaaatctcttgtgcttgTAATATGATATGTTTATCAAATAACAACAAAGAAAAATTAAATGGGTGGAAGCAAAGGTACTACTGTGGAGGCTGACGATGTTAGGTCTCATGATTTGATATCGATTAGGTACTTTCCCATCAATGTCTAGAATTTAGCAATAATGACAGCTTGGACTTGTTTGGTGCACTCACTACATAAGTTTTAAATTGAGTGCCGAAATTGAACTCTTTGCAAGGATTCAAAGTTTGAAAACTAAGGATGGAGAGGGAATTGGAAGCTGTTCTGTTGGCCTGGAGAAACTAAAAATCTATGTAACAGCTAGATGGAACAAGTCAAGGGCAGTGGATTTGTGTGGTCACTCACTTCACCTAAGTTTGCTGACCAAGATTAAAGTTAACACTTTAAAGGGAGTGCAACAATATGGGGAGGGAGTTGTGACCTGGTGGTCTAAGATCATGTGACATCACCTGTTGAAGGGAAAATGGATAAGGTGGAAATCTTGAAGAGAAATGTAAGGCAATGGGGTGATGTAGAGATGTGAAGTTAATTATGAGGAATTTTAAAATCAATCAGTTAAAACGAATAAAGACAGTGAAGGGAAAGAAGGAATGATAGGCGGTAGTCTCTTGGCATGAGATTGAAACTTCCGCATTCTATATTCTAAGTTTACAGCAAGAATACTGGAGAGAGTCAAGAACCAATGGTCCCTTATTTCAATGACAGAGATGAAAGTAAATTGTCACCACTTAACGGCCAGTGGATTTTAAACTGCAGTCAGTGCTCAATCTGACCATTTTGTATGATTCCTGAGCATATGAGAAGTAACCTATGAGCTAATTTGATTGAAAAGGTGTGTACTTCTGGGAGGAGGTAAGGAGCATTTTGTCTTACCATAGCAGGATGATAGTTGTGTGATGGAGGAGGGTAGTGGAGAAGTAAATCCCATCTAGACTTTTCCCATTAATGTCAGCACTGATTTCAATGTCAATACATTATACAGATGTTCAAAAGGAAATACGGTTTTGAACTGCTGTCTTATGTTTAACTGTAATGACAAATGGTTATTTGTTTGACCAGAGACATGATATAGATGTAATTAAATGGTGATAATATTTCAATTTGAAGCACATGTAATGAAGACTGAATACCTCAGATGCCTTTCACTTTATTTTAATACAGTCTGAAATGATCAATAAAAATAATTTGATTATTTCTAGGGTTTTGGTTAGTTATGCTGCAATGTACATTTACTCCCAGCATCTGATTTCTGTCACTTTTTAAGTAGGAGGTAGCAGGAAAGTTCATCTCCCTTTATTCTACTTGTGAGTCTATCCTGTACCAATGTTAATTctcaagaaaattaattttcaaatGTAGGGGGAGGCAAATCATAACTTGGAGCTTTTTTAAGATGTGATTCTAATTGAAACTCCAATATACTTTTATTTTTTAATGTGGAAGAACAAATTTTCCAGTGAACCCAGTGACTTTAAAGGGAGCATAAAGAAAATACAGATGAGTTTCAGCAGAACACAGGGTTGGAAGCTCTGGTGAGGTCCATATGAACACAGGAACTAGGACCACGGTGAGTGCAGGATCCAGGCTCCCGGTTGATGGAAATGGTTTCGTAGAACACCTGTGAAACTCAATAATTTGTTCAAACATGATTTTCCTGTCACAATACCATTATCTTGAAATGCTCTGctatactgttttttttaaaaaatagtttcTAACAATTTCTCTACAATATTTGCTAATCTAACTACCAATGTTACTTCTTTGCAACTATGTTCAACATTGTTAGAATGACAGTGAATTGCATTAGACCCAGCGGCACAACTGAAAAGACCCGAAGTTAGATCTCGGGTATACAGCTGGCTTACTTTTCCCTGTCACTCCAACTGAGAGTTGTCTGCTCCACAGTCATTGTCCCTCCAGGTTATCATCCATCCAGAAGGCtgtgggggtgtggggagtgatgAATAAAACAACAGCAATTTGGAGCCAAGAGGCGCTTGTAGGTGTCATGGGAAAACTGTGTAACTAGGAGAGGCACATCAGCACCTGTTGTCATGGGGACTGCACTTGTACAATTCATCAGAAGAGGCACAGCTTACACCCCTCAGCTCGAGTTATAAAATAACTAAACACACACAAGCAGCAAAACAGGCCCAAGACTTTTCTACACTTGACACAGCACAATTTGGACTGAAGTTCCATGTTTCAGAGCCAAGTGCTTGTTTTAGGCAGCTGAAATACAGCAGAAAATCtgggaaatactcagcagttcaggcagcatctttaggggGAAGAAACAGCCAATGTTTTAGGTTAATAACCTTTCACTTGAAATAAAATGTGAATTCTGATTTGCTGTTTGCAGACCCTGGCTAGCCTGCTGCATGTACTGTacctagcattttctgttttattttagctTAGCTGTGCCTGAACTTGTGTTCCTGACTGTAATAGTGAtaccagttatttatttattattattatttcattgttttcttctttttttgtatttgaacagtttgttgccttttgcacacatTTTGTTCAACCTGCTTGtgtggtctttctttgattccattatggttattggatttattgagtgtccacaagaaaatgaattccagggttgtatatggtgacatatatgtatatatatgtttgataataaatataccttgaactttgtatctgcctccaccaccaccctaggCAGTGCATGCCAGCCACTCACCACTTTCATTAAACgtatgccttaaatatatgtcctgtggtattagccatttcaaccctgattGTCTATTCTGTTAGTATTTTTCATATCTCATAAACTTCTGTCAGAtttccccacagccctcactgCCCCAGAGTAACCAACCCAAGGCTGTTCAACCCCTCCTTATAGTACGTGACCTCTAATCTAGATAGCACCATGGTGAacctcttctcaccctctcca encodes:
- the dph2 gene encoding 2-(3-amino-3-carboxypropyl)histidine synthase subunit 2, with amino-acid sequence MTTTFSDDGSKAIERITDVLETGSRTDASKIDHVYEIERTCDFITNHAFKRVALQFPDELLIDASAVVSKLEKKTSAKIFILGDTSYGSCCVDEVAAEHVQADSIIHYGRACLSPTRRLPVMYVFGQKSIDLYQCAAAFRALYPDKFTYVIILCDVIYSYVLEELQQLLQPEYENLVVSAVCAYRNGTTDPCKTDGLHNESVVDVQGSSSQSRLQVINKFGRQFTIHNGGSVNDYNMFYVGQENPTLTNFMMTWNQCSFCSFDPVKGVGRQESVNINKALMKRYYMIERAKDAQVVGILVGTLGVADYLSTIDHLKRIVKQSGKKSYTFVMGKLNVAKLANFLEVDVYVLVACPENSLLDSSEFYRPVITPYEMEVACNQARQWTGEYITDFRDLLPGGCRHVQFPDENFKGQETNVSLITGNLQAIHLLRSEGQINTSSTSLIPRNEALAVTQSHSAASFLATRSWKGLEQNLGETPVSKAVEGRKGIAIAYEEEGTR